Proteins encoded within one genomic window of Halorussus salilacus:
- a CDS encoding phytoene desaturase family protein has translation MELSDRSVAVVGSGFGGLSTACYLADTGADVTVLEKNEQLGGRASTLERDGFRFDMGPSWYLMPDVFERFFGHFDRSPGEYYELEHLDPHYRIFFKDGDRITVTADREETKRTFEEYEDGAADALDDYLAEAENTYEIGMEHFVYTDRPRFRDYVDWDVVRHARGLSFLGSMDEHVADYFDHPKLRQIMQYTLVFLGGSPTTTPALYNLMSHVDFNLGVYYPEGGMAGVVDGIAELGRELGVEYRTDAEVEAIRGSAGDFRVETADGFHRADFVVSDADYAHTEQELLTPDERQYDEDYWDSRTYAPSAFLLYLGVEGDVEPLAHHSLVLPTDWDPHFERTFEDPGWPEDPAYYLCVPSETDDSVAPEGHSNLFALVPIAPGLDDDEETRQRYRDFVLDDVAENTGVDLRDRIVVEERFSVSEFADRYNSREGTALGLAHTLRQTGPLRPGHRSSELDGLYFTGSYTTPGIGVPMCLISGEHTADALLEDYGG, from the coding sequence ATGGAACTCTCGGACAGGTCTGTCGCGGTCGTTGGGAGCGGTTTCGGCGGCCTCTCGACGGCGTGTTACCTCGCCGACACGGGCGCGGACGTGACTGTGCTGGAGAAGAACGAGCAGCTCGGCGGACGGGCGAGCACCCTCGAACGTGACGGATTCCGGTTCGACATGGGACCGTCGTGGTACCTGATGCCCGACGTGTTCGAGCGCTTCTTCGGGCACTTCGACCGCAGTCCCGGCGAGTACTACGAACTGGAGCATCTGGACCCCCACTACCGGATATTCTTCAAGGACGGCGACCGGATCACCGTCACCGCCGACCGCGAGGAGACCAAGCGAACGTTCGAGGAGTACGAGGACGGAGCGGCCGACGCGCTCGACGACTACCTCGCGGAGGCCGAGAACACCTACGAGATCGGGATGGAACATTTCGTCTACACCGACCGGCCGCGGTTCCGGGACTACGTCGACTGGGACGTGGTCCGCCACGCCCGCGGCCTCTCGTTCCTCGGGTCGATGGACGAGCACGTCGCCGACTACTTCGACCACCCGAAGCTGCGACAGATAATGCAGTACACCCTCGTCTTCCTCGGCGGGTCGCCGACGACCACGCCCGCGCTCTACAATCTGATGAGCCACGTCGACTTCAACCTCGGCGTCTACTACCCCGAGGGCGGGATGGCGGGCGTCGTCGACGGCATCGCCGAGTTGGGCCGGGAACTCGGCGTCGAGTATCGGACCGACGCCGAGGTCGAGGCGATTCGGGGGTCGGCGGGCGATTTCCGCGTGGAAACCGCCGACGGCTTCCACCGCGCCGACTTCGTGGTCAGCGACGCCGACTACGCCCACACCGAGCAGGAACTCCTGACCCCCGACGAGCGCCAGTACGACGAGGACTACTGGGACTCGCGGACCTACGCGCCCTCGGCGTTCCTCCTCTATCTGGGCGTCGAGGGCGACGTCGAACCGCTCGCACACCACTCGCTGGTCCTGCCGACCGACTGGGACCCTCACTTCGAGCGGACCTTCGAGGACCCCGGCTGGCCCGAGGACCCCGCCTACTACCTCTGCGTGCCCAGCGAGACCGACGACTCGGTCGCCCCCGAGGGCCACAGCAACCTCTTCGCGCTCGTCCCCATCGCGCCCGGTCTCGACGACGACGAGGAGACCCGCCAGCGCTACCGGGACTTCGTGCTCGACGACGTCGCCGAGAACACCGGCGTCGACCTCCGGGACCGAATCGTGGTCGAGGAGCGCTTCTCCGTCTCGGAGTTCGCAGACAGATACAACAGCCGCGAGGGAACCGCGTTGGGGCTCGCTCACACCCTCCGACAGACCGGGCCGCTCCGGCCGGGCCACCGCTCCTCCGAACTTGACGGCCTCTACTTCACCGGGTCGTACACCACGCCGGGCATCGGGGTGCCGATGTGTCTCATCAGCGGCGAGCACACTGCCGACGCCCTGCTGGAGGACTACGGCGGGTAG
- a CDS encoding zinc-ribbon domain-containing protein yields the protein MTTDQNDSADGTARSDDAPPTTDRIDALERAVEALAEEVSDLERTVAWMARQQARETGNGACPRCHTGGALRVERTPAGKKRVTCSNCEGRFD from the coding sequence ATGACTACCGACCAGAACGACTCGGCCGACGGAACCGCCCGGTCAGACGACGCGCCCCCGACCACCGACCGAATCGACGCGCTCGAACGCGCGGTCGAAGCGCTGGCCGAGGAGGTGTCGGACCTCGAACGAACCGTCGCGTGGATGGCCCGCCAGCAGGCCCGCGAGACGGGCAACGGTGCGTGCCCGCGGTGTCACACCGGCGGGGCGTTGCGCGTCGAGCGCACGCCCGCCGGAAAGAAGCGGGTCACCTGCTCGAACTGCGAGGGGCGGTTCGACTAA
- a CDS encoding pyridoxal-phosphate-dependent aminotransferase family protein, producing the protein MDERDDLLMTPGPTALAPEVREAMSRPLVNPDVEAEFAEFYRSLCDDLAAVYGTDDDVRILAGEGILGLEAAVASLVDPGDEVLCLANGIYGEGFADFVETHGGDPTVHRADFDAGFDPEAVKAAVESGDFAAATLVHCETPTGLLNDFEEVLGVLQDAGVLTVVDAVSSLGGAPVPVERIDVCLGASQKCFSSPPGLTTLSVSDRAWEAVEATDQDTFYTSLGPWREADFSGEAFEMLPYTHAVSNLYALEASLDLLLDEGLTNVHDRHERAAERCRERGRDLGVDPFAAEGYRSPTVTAFEVEGRATDLQRRLDERGVVVATGLGDYEDDLLRIGHMGYNAEVERVDRTMDALASVLD; encoded by the coding sequence ATGGACGAACGCGACGACCTCCTGATGACGCCCGGACCGACCGCGCTCGCTCCCGAGGTGCGCGAGGCGATGAGCCGCCCCCTCGTGAACCCAGACGTAGAAGCCGAGTTCGCCGAGTTCTACCGGTCGCTGTGCGACGATTTGGCGGCGGTCTACGGCACCGACGACGACGTGCGAATCCTGGCGGGCGAGGGCATCCTCGGACTCGAAGCCGCGGTCGCGTCGCTGGTCGACCCCGGCGACGAGGTGCTGTGTCTGGCCAACGGCATCTACGGCGAGGGGTTCGCCGACTTCGTCGAGACCCACGGCGGCGACCCGACGGTCCACCGCGCCGACTTCGACGCGGGATTCGACCCCGAGGCGGTGAAGGCGGCGGTCGAGTCGGGCGACTTCGCCGCGGCGACGCTGGTCCACTGCGAGACGCCGACCGGCCTGCTCAACGACTTCGAGGAGGTGCTGGGCGTCCTGCAGGACGCGGGCGTGCTCACCGTGGTCGACGCGGTGTCGTCGCTCGGCGGTGCGCCCGTTCCGGTCGAGCGCATCGACGTGTGTCTCGGGGCGTCCCAGAAGTGCTTCAGCTCGCCGCCCGGCCTGACCACGCTCTCGGTCAGCGACCGGGCGTGGGAGGCGGTCGAGGCGACCGACCAGGACACCTTCTACACCAGCCTCGGACCCTGGCGCGAGGCCGACTTCTCGGGCGAGGCGTTCGAGATGCTCCCCTACACCCACGCGGTGTCGAACCTCTACGCGCTGGAGGCGTCGCTCGACCTGCTCCTCGACGAGGGCCTGACGAACGTCCACGACCGCCACGAGCGGGCGGCCGAGCGGTGTCGCGAGCGCGGGCGCGACCTCGGCGTCGACCCGTTCGCCGCCGAGGGCTACCGGTCGCCGACCGTGACCGCGTTCGAGGTCGAGGGTCGCGCGACCGACCTCCAGCGCCGACTCGACGAGCGCGGCGTGGTGGTCGCTACCGGCCTCGGCGACTACGAGGACGACCTCCTCCGAATCGGCCACATGGGATACAACGCCGAGGTCGAGCGCGTCGACCGGACGATGGACGCGCTCGCGTCGGTCCTCGACTGA
- a CDS encoding phytoene/squalene synthase family protein yields MVTDRQLRRSKAIQQQTGRTFHFATRLLPERVRHSTYVLYAFFRVADEVVDGADDLPPEDQRERLERLRAEALGHSETDDPILAAFDEMRESHAIPPDEIETFLDAMATDIDKSRYDSYDELESYVRGSAAAVGVMMQAVMGVEDPDRARPHAVALGEAFQLTNFLRDVREDIRDHDRIYLPGTTRERHGVTEAEIRRCEPTEGFRAAMAEELRRAERKYREGVAGIQYLPEDCQFAVLYAAVLYAEYHRLIRARDYDVLTSPPELSAVRSGWLWVRTRWHWQWSNDPETVFREVSAVPEGDEPPESAEIPGGTPQME; encoded by the coding sequence ATGGTCACCGACAGACAACTCCGACGGAGCAAGGCGATACAGCAGCAGACCGGCAGAACCTTCCACTTCGCGACGCGCCTCCTCCCCGAGCGGGTGCGTCATTCGACCTACGTCCTCTACGCGTTCTTCCGCGTGGCCGACGAGGTGGTGGACGGCGCAGACGACCTTCCCCCCGAGGACCAGCGCGAGCGCCTGGAGCGACTCCGCGCAGAGGCGCTCGGTCACAGCGAGACCGACGACCCGATACTCGCGGCGTTCGACGAGATGCGCGAGTCTCACGCCATTCCCCCCGACGAGATCGAGACGTTCCTCGACGCGATGGCGACCGACATCGACAAGAGCCGGTACGACTCCTACGACGAACTGGAGTCGTACGTCCGGGGCTCTGCGGCCGCGGTCGGGGTGATGATGCAGGCGGTCATGGGCGTCGAGGACCCCGACCGAGCGCGACCGCACGCGGTCGCGCTCGGAGAGGCGTTCCAGCTCACCAACTTCCTGCGGGACGTCCGCGAGGACATCCGCGACCACGACCGCATCTACCTCCCGGGGACGACCCGCGAGCGCCACGGCGTCACGGAGGCCGAGATTCGGCGGTGTGAACCCACCGAGGGCTTCCGAGCCGCGATGGCCGAGGAGTTGCGTCGCGCCGAGCGAAAGTACCGCGAGGGCGTCGCGGGCATCCAGTACCTCCCCGAGGACTGTCAGTTCGCGGTGCTGTACGCCGCGGTGCTGTACGCCGAGTACCACCGGCTCATCCGGGCGCGCGACTACGACGTGTTGACCTCGCCGCCCGAACTGAGCGCGGTCCGGTCCGGGTGGCTGTGGGTCAGGACACGGTGGCACTGGCAGTGGTCGAACGACCCCGAGACGGTGTTCCGCGAGGTCAGCGCGGTTCCGGAGGGCGACGAGCCCCCCGAGAGCGCCGAGATTCCGGGCGGGACGCCACAGATGGAGTAG
- a CDS encoding Eco57I restriction-modification methylase domain-containing protein, with the protein MPDTFLADLHYAFQRIGDEIRSEGSEFDFRYSLVDHLFTDALGWSRTEGEGHVNFEDDRKDVLCYDDSHPPFPVIACETKRPSHDLELGDVEQLQTYMVGIGSAGYGILTNGHEFRVYEYSSTDRSLSAIDDFHIGEVAEAESVDDLDPSQKSALEELEYFRRDRFTNVGDADYFQNRAREVPIQYQPGTDDEGYDLFLEAVKESLDELSSVMHRFFDDYMARPENSYPRKFLETTFPDWKDWREYTGKSDDAKQTFCRETAYILMNRALFARIAEDKEIVGNTRLSGRGMADGLEQGDERPYLDALMDTYDRIDDHYADLYELGIFDWWWVSRDKRQRFDSDEESRQESLEDDLDYRLGEVFKRLNRFDFEYVNRDILGHVYEDYLPQDERKELGEYYTPIEVIRYMLDETGYKATEGIGRRKILDPACGSGGFLTEATERLIQHFIRKFGKESIHYLDAEEARTILERVEENVYGIDINPFAVHITQINLLFRTVDLYDKVTEQDPSYTMDGFEIHVADTLTPTVLEQQEGSTADEGQQAQITQFAQYNGRAQSFIDDRDAVDRIKDEMEFDVVIANPPYVRVQNISGPKQDYVARYSSVESNFDLYVPFIERGLDWLTDDGNLSYICPNRLLTHEYSESIRDQLADEPLTNIVDFKDVEVFDAATPYPCIFTVDRDRSPEEDVLCARFAEERENVLDEIHHLDEWVTPDGVDEYSLYTYEKEEMREDNEDDYLPSWKPMPDSERRLFDTIEERGDMRVGEISAEVFVGTQTSANTVYLGEIAGQTDEDGVVEFKPSGEDETYPIEEEILTRVLKGREIDRWGVDWEGLWMILPYEVSGDEFDVISQSVLEEDMPHAWDFFLAHEEKLKDRESGKLRDEDDWYAYIYPKNLTKFDPDKIMTNILSSYNRFVADTEGEYYFVGGGNAGGYGIQLRDEYAPTSEDHLYYVALLNSSILEFYHKHTAPIFGGKYYSYNKRYLEPHPIVLPDDVPEETVTKYAEDIQNIRAKWTDLEYKTSDVRNYLPDYERDGSILDLAQTINLGGDDYRQGPIRKDVKTNVDTGERAYQVVMKRGHDLQFDDQRVRDFVFELLTAQDRRLSRSEVLHMDTPTRDSVIELMKEYLSDVERIEELREEFDRLCDELDEVVLRDVYGLSDTDENTVEEFLEVW; encoded by the coding sequence ATGCCGGATACGTTCCTTGCTGATCTTCATTACGCCTTCCAGAGAATCGGAGATGAGATTCGTTCAGAAGGGAGCGAATTCGACTTCAGGTACAGTCTGGTCGACCATCTCTTCACCGATGCGCTCGGCTGGTCACGTACAGAGGGAGAGGGACACGTCAACTTCGAGGACGACAGGAAAGACGTCCTCTGTTATGACGATAGTCATCCGCCGTTTCCCGTCATCGCCTGCGAGACGAAGCGCCCGTCTCACGACCTCGAACTCGGCGATGTCGAGCAGTTGCAGACGTACATGGTGGGAATCGGGAGTGCGGGATACGGGATTTTGACCAACGGGCACGAGTTCCGCGTCTACGAATATTCGTCTACAGACAGATCGCTGTCAGCCATCGATGACTTCCACATCGGCGAGGTGGCCGAGGCAGAATCTGTCGACGATCTCGACCCGTCGCAGAAGTCCGCACTGGAGGAACTGGAGTACTTCCGTCGTGATCGGTTCACGAACGTTGGTGATGCCGATTACTTCCAGAACAGGGCGAGAGAGGTTCCCATTCAGTACCAGCCGGGGACGGACGACGAGGGATATGACCTGTTCCTTGAGGCGGTGAAGGAGTCGCTGGACGAACTATCCAGCGTTATGCACCGGTTCTTCGATGACTACATGGCGCGACCGGAGAACTCCTATCCTCGGAAGTTCTTAGAGACAACCTTCCCCGACTGGAAGGACTGGCGTGAATACACGGGAAAGAGCGACGACGCGAAACAGACGTTCTGCCGCGAGACGGCCTACATCTTGATGAACCGGGCGCTCTTTGCCCGTATCGCAGAGGACAAAGAGATCGTCGGCAACACTCGTCTGTCGGGGCGGGGGATGGCAGACGGCCTCGAACAGGGAGACGAGCGACCGTACCTCGATGCCCTGATGGACACCTACGACAGAATCGATGACCACTACGCAGACCTGTACGAGCTGGGCATCTTCGACTGGTGGTGGGTGTCGAGGGACAAGCGTCAACGCTTCGACTCCGACGAGGAGAGCCGTCAGGAGAGCCTCGAAGATGATCTGGACTACCGGCTCGGCGAGGTTTTCAAGCGTTTGAACCGGTTCGACTTCGAGTACGTCAACCGGGACATCCTCGGACACGTATACGAAGACTATCTCCCACAGGACGAACGGAAAGAACTCGGTGAGTACTACACTCCAATCGAGGTAATCCGGTACATGTTGGATGAGACCGGGTACAAGGCGACCGAGGGCATCGGTCGCCGGAAGATTCTGGACCCGGCATGTGGGAGCGGTGGCTTCCTAACCGAGGCGACGGAACGTCTCATTCAGCATTTCATCCGCAAGTTCGGCAAGGAGAGCATTCACTACCTCGACGCCGAGGAGGCGCGCACGATTCTGGAGCGCGTCGAGGAGAACGTCTACGGTATCGACATCAATCCGTTCGCGGTTCACATCACGCAAATCAACCTTCTGTTTCGCACCGTCGATCTATACGACAAGGTGACCGAACAAGACCCGTCGTACACGATGGACGGATTCGAGATTCACGTCGCCGACACGCTGACGCCGACCGTGCTGGAGCAACAGGAGGGTAGCACCGCCGATGAGGGCCAACAGGCACAGATCACCCAGTTCGCCCAGTACAACGGTCGGGCGCAGTCGTTTATCGACGACAGAGACGCGGTTGACCGCATCAAGGACGAGATGGAGTTCGACGTGGTGATTGCGAACCCGCCGTACGTCCGTGTTCAGAACATCAGCGGTCCAAAGCAGGACTACGTCGCCCGGTACTCGTCCGTCGAAAGCAATTTCGACCTCTACGTTCCCTTCATCGAGCGTGGACTCGACTGGCTGACGGACGACGGAAATCTCTCGTACATTTGCCCAAATCGGCTTCTCACCCACGAGTACAGCGAGTCGATTCGTGATCAGCTCGCCGATGAGCCCCTTACCAACATTGTCGACTTCAAGGACGTTGAGGTGTTCGACGCTGCGACCCCGTACCCGTGCATCTTCACCGTCGACAGAGACCGCTCCCCCGAGGAGGATGTCCTGTGCGCGAGGTTCGCCGAGGAGCGAGAGAACGTACTAGACGAGATTCACCATCTCGACGAGTGGGTCACTCCAGACGGAGTCGACGAGTACAGTCTGTACACCTACGAGAAGGAGGAGATGCGGGAGGACAACGAAGACGACTATCTGCCGAGCTGGAAACCGATGCCGGACAGCGAGCGGCGACTCTTCGATACAATCGAGGAGCGTGGTGACATGCGCGTCGGCGAGATTTCGGCAGAGGTATTCGTCGGGACGCAGACGAGCGCGAACACCGTCTACCTCGGTGAAATCGCCGGGCAGACCGACGAGGATGGGGTCGTTGAGTTCAAGCCGAGCGGCGAAGACGAGACGTACCCAATCGAGGAAGAGATTCTGACTCGCGTGCTGAAGGGCAGAGAGATCGACCGCTGGGGCGTCGACTGGGAGGGTCTGTGGATGATTCTCCCCTACGAGGTTTCCGGCGACGAGTTCGACGTGATTTCACAGTCCGTCTTGGAAGAGGACATGCCGCATGCGTGGGATTTCTTCCTCGCCCACGAGGAGAAGCTGAAGGACCGCGAGTCCGGAAAGTTGCGTGATGAGGACGACTGGTACGCCTACATCTACCCGAAGAATCTCACCAAGTTCGACCCGGACAAAATCATGACAAACATCCTGAGTAGCTACAACCGGTTCGTCGCGGATACGGAGGGCGAGTACTACTTCGTCGGCGGCGGTAATGCCGGTGGGTATGGAATCCAGTTGCGCGACGAGTACGCGCCTACATCGGAGGATCACCTGTACTACGTCGCCCTTCTGAATTCATCCATACTGGAGTTCTATCACAAGCATACCGCTCCAATTTTCGGCGGAAAGTACTACTCCTACAACAAGCGGTACTTAGAGCCACACCCCATCGTTCTCCCCGACGATGTACCGGAGGAGACGGTTACAAAGTACGCCGAAGACATCCAGAATATCCGGGCGAAATGGACGGACTTGGAGTACAAGACCAGCGACGTACGGAACTACCTCCCCGACTACGAACGGGACGGCTCTATCCTCGACCTTGCACAGACGATCAACCTCGGTGGGGACGACTACCGGCAGGGGCCGATTCGGAAGGACGTGAAGACGAACGTGGACACCGGAGAGAGAGCCTATCAAGTGGTGATGAAACGGGGCCACGACCTGCAGTTTGACGACCAGCGTGTGCGTGACTTCGTCTTCGAACTGTTGACCGCACAAGATCGGCGACTCTCCCGGTCAGAAGTCCTTCACATGGATACCCCGACTCGTGACTCAGTCATCGAGCTTATGAAAGAGTATCTCAGCGACGTTGAGCGAATTGAGGAGCTACGAGAGGAGTTCGACCGATTGTGCGACGAGCTCGACGAGGTCGTCCTCCGAGACGTGTACGGACTAAGTGACACGGACGAGAACACCGTCGAGGAGTTCCTTGAGGTCTGGTAA
- the cruF gene encoding bisanhydrobacterioruberin hydratase — protein MDSSTSSLAGGFDRTAVETALSELVHDNRFTIAVVFPAVGAVLFVASHRGLLPDWLAMHPALVLFGTLVMRTPLVAGLAPLVDRRALAGLAAVTAYSYAIEFVGVTTGLPYGEFHYQTELGPMVAGVPVGLPVFFLPLVVNSYLLVLLLFPNLPRTRRVLVSLGVVLVVDLVLDPAAVALGFWAYAGGGPYYGVPLSNYAGWVVSGLVAVTAVEYSFDRERLAARLADCEFMLDDLVSFVLLWGAVNAYFGNWVAVALAGALAGGLVRAERFDFAVFDPASPRET, from the coding sequence GTGGATAGCTCCACATCGTCGCTCGCGGGCGGTTTCGACCGCACCGCGGTCGAAACCGCCCTCTCGGAACTGGTCCACGACAATCGGTTCACCATCGCGGTGGTCTTCCCGGCGGTCGGCGCGGTCCTGTTCGTCGCCAGCCACCGGGGGCTGCTCCCCGACTGGCTCGCGATGCACCCCGCGCTCGTGCTGTTCGGGACGCTCGTGATGCGGACGCCCCTCGTCGCGGGCCTCGCGCCGCTCGTGGACCGCCGGGCGCTAGCCGGACTCGCGGCGGTCACCGCCTACAGCTACGCCATCGAGTTCGTGGGCGTGACGACCGGCCTCCCCTACGGCGAGTTCCACTACCAGACCGAACTCGGGCCGATGGTCGCGGGCGTGCCGGTCGGCCTGCCGGTCTTCTTCCTCCCGCTGGTGGTCAACAGCTACCTGCTCGTCCTCCTGCTGTTCCCGAACCTCCCCCGGACCCGGCGGGTCCTCGTCTCGCTCGGGGTCGTGCTGGTCGTGGACCTCGTCCTCGACCCCGCAGCGGTCGCGCTGGGGTTCTGGGCGTACGCCGGAGGGGGCCCCTACTACGGCGTCCCGCTCTCGAACTACGCGGGGTGGGTCGTAAGTGGCCTCGTGGCGGTCACGGCGGTCGAGTACTCGTTCGACCGCGAGCGACTCGCCGCCCGACTCGCCGACTGCGAGTTCATGCTCGACGACCTCGTGAGCTTCGTCCTGCTGTGGGGCGCGGTCAACGCCTACTTCGGCAACTGGGTCGCGGTCGCGCTGGCGGGCGCGCTCGCGGGGGGTCTCGTCCGGGCCGAGCGCTTCGACTTCGCGGTGTTCGACCCGGCGAGTCCGCGCGAGACGTGA
- a CDS encoding prenyltransferase has protein sequence MLRYLLVLSRPRFWLYLAGPVLVGVAYGASGASDLLASEAVALFAYFLVPANVYLYGVNDVFDADIDAENPKKEGREARYRGDRAVAAVVVACGLAGLALAALLPLGGAVWVVGFLALGYAYSAPPFRLKTTPPLDSVSNGLYVLPGAAAYAALSGSHPPALALAGGWLWAMAMHTFSAVPDIDPDRRAGIRTTATVLGERATLAYCAICWLLAAGAFGLLDPRAGALLLVYPLLAVAISETDVSVSRAYWWYPAINGVVGMVLTLGGLWGVVRG, from the coding sequence ATGCTCCGGTACCTCCTCGTCCTCTCTCGGCCCCGGTTCTGGCTCTATCTCGCCGGGCCGGTCCTCGTCGGGGTCGCCTACGGCGCGTCCGGGGCGTCGGACCTCCTCGCCTCCGAAGCGGTCGCGCTGTTCGCGTACTTCCTCGTGCCCGCGAACGTCTACCTCTACGGCGTCAACGACGTGTTCGACGCCGACATCGACGCCGAGAACCCCAAGAAAGAGGGCAGGGAAGCCCGGTACCGCGGCGACCGAGCGGTCGCCGCGGTCGTCGTCGCGTGCGGCCTCGCGGGACTGGCGCTCGCCGCCCTGCTGCCCCTCGGTGGCGCGGTCTGGGTCGTCGGCTTCCTCGCACTGGGGTACGCCTACAGCGCCCCGCCGTTCCGGCTCAAGACGACGCCGCCGCTCGATTCGGTGTCGAACGGCCTGTACGTGCTGCCGGGGGCGGCGGCCTACGCCGCCCTCTCGGGGAGCCACCCGCCCGCGCTCGCGCTGGCGGGCGGGTGGCTCTGGGCCATGGCGATGCACACCTTCTCGGCGGTGCCCGACATCGACCCCGACCGACGGGCCGGGATTCGGACCACCGCGACCGTCCTCGGCGAGCGCGCGACCCTCGCGTACTGCGCGATTTGCTGGCTGCTCGCCGCGGGTGCGTTCGGCCTGCTCGACCCCCGGGCAGGGGCGCTCCTGCTGGTCTACCCCCTGCTCGCGGTCGCCATCTCCGAGACCGACGTGTCGGTCTCGCGGGCCTACTGGTGGTACCCCGCGATAAACGGGGTCGTCGGGATGGTCCTGACGCTCGGCGGCCTCTGGGGGGTCGTCCGTGGATAG
- a CDS encoding bifunctional metallophosphatase/5'-nucleotidase: MNCRFVHYSDVENAYDDPERIGRLAGLIRQLRDDATFVCGTGDTTAPGLLATETGGSHVHPFFEEIAPDFATFGNHDFDNGRDALREVVAAAPQTWLSANVRTDAGDPFAADAGVRTTALASVGGTRVGFVGVTDPETLGVHPCAADLTVADPVPATERAAADLRDSGADLVVVLSHAGDRDDDLAGLDGVDLVLGGHVHDVRADSVDGTPVVHPGQRGELVSAVTVTRRGVDATLHDVTEAPVAEDVAEIYRETYVDLGLDETVATTEATLPRDRAACYPESAIGNTVADALRWAGDADLGVFHALQLRTGPPLSGEVTVGDLRSAVPFDNEIHATRLTGGEVAELLGNLATPGPDREVFGHVSGATLDWRRSETDLALASATVGGETPDESAEYTVAAPAYAFEHGLFAPLGPDRIEGTHGWSQSVLVEYVRHHGLSAGPEGRMNAVADAGRESSGSLRSL; the protein is encoded by the coding sequence ATGAACTGCCGATTCGTCCACTACTCGGACGTGGAGAACGCCTACGACGACCCCGAGCGAATCGGGCGACTCGCTGGCCTGATACGGCAACTCCGCGACGACGCGACGTTCGTCTGCGGGACCGGCGACACCACCGCGCCCGGCCTGCTCGCGACGGAGACCGGCGGCAGCCACGTCCACCCGTTCTTCGAGGAGATAGCGCCGGACTTCGCCACCTTCGGCAACCACGACTTCGACAACGGTCGCGACGCGCTCCGGGAGGTGGTGGCGGCCGCGCCCCAGACGTGGCTGTCGGCGAACGTCCGGACCGACGCTGGCGACCCGTTCGCGGCCGACGCGGGTGTCCGGACGACCGCGCTCGCCTCGGTCGGCGGCACGCGGGTCGGGTTCGTGGGCGTCACCGACCCCGAGACGCTCGGGGTCCATCCCTGCGCGGCGGACCTGACGGTCGCCGACCCGGTCCCGGCGACCGAGCGAGCGGCCGCCGACCTCCGGGACTCGGGCGCCGACCTCGTGGTCGTCCTCTCGCACGCGGGCGACCGCGACGACGACCTCGCCGGACTCGACGGCGTGGACCTCGTCCTCGGCGGCCACGTCCACGACGTTCGGGCCGACTCCGTGGACGGGACGCCGGTCGTCCACCCGGGCCAGCGCGGCGAACTCGTCTCGGCGGTGACGGTGACTCGCCGGGGCGTCGACGCGACCCTCCACGACGTGACCGAGGCACCCGTCGCCGAGGACGTGGCCGAAATCTACCGCGAGACGTACGTCGACCTCGGACTGGACGAGACGGTGGCGACCACGGAGGCGACCCTGCCCCGCGACCGCGCGGCGTGCTACCCCGAGAGCGCCATCGGGAACACGGTCGCCGACGCCCTCCGGTGGGCGGGCGACGCCGACCTCGGGGTGTTCCACGCGCTCCAGCTCCGGACCGGCCCGCCGCTGTCGGGGGAGGTGACCGTCGGCGACCTCCGGTCTGCGGTTCCGTTCGACAACGAGATACACGCGACCCGGCTGACCGGCGGGGAGGTCGCCGAACTGCTCGGGAACCTCGCGACGCCGGGCCCCGACCGCGAGGTGTTCGGCCACGTCAGCGGGGCGACCCTCGACTGGCGGCGGTCCGAGACCGACCTCGCGCTCGCGTCGGCGACGGTCGGCGGCGAGACCCCCGACGAGTCGGCCGAGTACACGGTCGCGGCCCCGGCCTACGCGTTCGAGCACGGGCTGTTCGCGCCGCTGGGTCCCGACCGTATCGAGGGGACCCACGGCTGGAGTCAGTCAGTGCTCGTCGAGTACGTCCGTCACCACGGACTGTCGGCCGGACCCGAGGGGCGGATGAACGCGGTCGCCGACGCCGGTCGGGAGTCGTCGGGCTCGCTACGCTCGCTGTGA
- a CDS encoding helix-turn-helix domain-containing protein, with product MDTETTFDILNDPVRRNVIAILHDSGPITRAQLAAELSEAMDDAAGPETARGAGPRQLRISLHHNHLPRLADAGVVEYDGDGVAATSALDRLAGALAPSDIEASSALV from the coding sequence ATGGACACCGAAACAACGTTCGACATCCTGAACGACCCGGTCCGACGAAACGTCATCGCCATCCTCCACGACTCGGGCCCGATCACGCGGGCGCAACTGGCCGCGGAGCTCTCCGAGGCGATGGACGACGCGGCGGGCCCGGAGACGGCCCGAGGGGCCGGCCCTCGACAGCTCCGGATCTCGCTCCATCACAACCACCTGCCGCGACTCGCCGACGCTGGCGTCGTCGAGTACGACGGCGACGGCGTGGCTGCCACGTCGGCGCTCGACCGACTCGCAGGGGCGCTCGCCCCCTCGGATATCGAAGCGTCCTCGGCGCTCGTCTGA